From a single Anabas testudineus chromosome 5, fAnaTes1.2, whole genome shotgun sequence genomic region:
- the prok2 gene encoding prokineticin-2, giving the protein MSLEATCLCGLSHMHMRQGPSASASFLFTLEGAGAQRQLFIMKSYFVLLSFLLLVSHGSSAVITGACEKDSQCGGGMCCAVSLWIRSLRMCTPMGQEGDDCHPMSHKVPYLGRRLHHTCPCLPHLACVTIEEGKSKCLSPFKNPDYYL; this is encoded by the exons ATGAGTTTGGAGGCCACTTGTCTCTGCGGTCTGTCACATATGCACATGCGGCAAGGACCCTCAGCCTcagcatcttttctttttaccctGGAGGGCGCAGGAGCACAGAGACAGCTCTTTATCATGAAGTCCTATTTTGTATTGCTCTCCTTCCTGTTGCTGGTGTCCCATGGATCGTCAGCAGTCATCACAGGG gcgtGTGAGAAGGACTCTCAGTGCGGAGGAGGCATGTGTTGTGCAGTGAGTTTGTGGATCCGCAGCCTGCGTATGTGCACCCCCATGGGACAAGAAGGAGACGACTGTCACCCTATGAGTCACAAG GTTCCTTACTTAGGAAGAAGACTCCACCATACTTGCCCCTGTCTGCCTCATCTGGCATGCGTCACCATCGAGGAAGGCAAATCCAAATGTCTCTCACCGTTCAAGAATCCAGACTACTACCTTTGA